A window of Streptomyces gilvosporeus contains these coding sequences:
- a CDS encoding tryptophan halogenase family protein, whose protein sequence is MIKSVVIVGGGTAGWMSAAYLKAAFGDRIDVTLVESDRVSTIGVGEATFSTVRHFFDYLGLDEREWLPECAGSYKLGIRFENWRKPGHHFYHPFERLRTAEGFTLADWWLLEGDRSEPFDRSCFITPALCEAQRSPRMLDGSLFAGDLDGSLGRSTLEDQRDQFPYAYHFDASLLAKFLTKYGTDRGVRHVVDDVVDVARDQRGWIGHVTTREHGEISGDLFIDCTGFRGLLINQTLEEPFESFQDVLPNNRAVALRVPQPDQATKGMRPYTTATAMDAGWIWTIPLFGRNGNGYVYSDEFCTPEEAERTLREFAAPGQDDLEANHIRMRIGRNRRSWVNNCVAIGLSSAFVEPLESTGIFFIQHGIEQLVKNFPDQHWDPQLMKDYNDRVANVLDGVKEFLVLHYRAAQRDDTAYWKEAKVRPIPDALAARLETASSHLLDEHTIYPAYHGFEQYSWITMLLGLGHEPTRPRPTLAHLDPAAARAELAALKADTEHLVNSLPSCYEYLASINKAG, encoded by the coding sequence GTGATCAAATCAGTTGTCATCGTCGGCGGTGGCACCGCGGGATGGATGAGCGCCGCGTACCTCAAAGCGGCGTTCGGGGACCGCATTGACGTGACGCTGGTGGAATCCGACCGGGTCTCCACCATCGGCGTCGGAGAGGCGACCTTCAGCACCGTCCGCCACTTCTTCGACTACCTCGGCCTGGACGAGCGGGAATGGCTTCCGGAGTGTGCGGGCTCCTACAAGCTGGGCATCCGCTTCGAGAACTGGCGCAAGCCGGGCCACCACTTCTACCACCCCTTCGAACGGCTGCGGACGGCCGAGGGATTCACCCTCGCCGACTGGTGGCTGCTGGAGGGTGACCGCAGTGAGCCCTTCGACCGCTCCTGCTTCATCACCCCCGCGCTCTGCGAGGCCCAGCGCTCGCCGCGGATGCTCGACGGCTCCCTGTTCGCCGGCGACCTCGACGGCTCCCTGGGCCGCTCGACGCTGGAGGACCAGCGCGACCAGTTCCCCTACGCGTACCACTTCGACGCCTCGCTGCTCGCCAAGTTCCTGACGAAGTACGGCACCGACCGCGGCGTACGGCACGTCGTGGACGATGTCGTCGACGTCGCCCGCGACCAGCGCGGCTGGATCGGCCACGTCACCACGCGAGAGCACGGCGAGATCTCCGGCGATCTGTTCATCGACTGCACGGGCTTCCGCGGACTGCTGATCAACCAGACCCTGGAGGAGCCCTTCGAGTCCTTCCAGGACGTCCTGCCCAACAACCGCGCGGTCGCCCTGCGCGTCCCGCAGCCGGACCAGGCCACCAAGGGCATGCGGCCCTACACCACCGCGACCGCCATGGACGCGGGGTGGATCTGGACGATCCCGCTGTTCGGCCGCAACGGCAACGGCTATGTGTACTCCGACGAGTTCTGCACCCCCGAGGAGGCCGAGCGCACCCTGCGCGAGTTCGCCGCGCCGGGCCAGGACGACCTGGAGGCCAACCACATCCGGATGCGGATCGGCCGCAACCGCCGCTCCTGGGTCAACAACTGCGTGGCCATCGGCCTGTCCAGCGCCTTCGTCGAGCCGCTGGAGTCCACCGGCATCTTCTTCATCCAGCACGGCATCGAGCAGCTGGTGAAGAACTTCCCGGACCAGCACTGGGACCCGCAGCTGATGAAGGACTACAACGACCGCGTCGCCAACGTCCTCGACGGCGTCAAGGAGTTCCTGGTCCTGCACTACCGCGCCGCGCAGCGCGACGACACCGCGTACTGGAAGGAGGCCAAGGTCCGCCCGATCCCGGACGCGCTCGCCGCACGGCTGGAGACCGCCTCGTCGCACCTCCTGGACGAGCACACCATCTACCCGGCCTACCACGGCTTCGAGCAGTACTCGTGGATCACCATGCTGCTGGGCCTGGGCCATGAGCCGACCCGGCCGCGCCCGACGCTCGCGCACCTCGACCCGGCCGCGGCACGTGCGGAGCTGGCGGCACTGAAGGCCGACACGGAGCACCTGGTCAACTCCCTGCCCAGCTGCTACGAGTACCTCGCCTCGATCAACAAGGCCGGCTGA
- a CDS encoding flavin reductase family protein has translation MASRLPLSPAARTAPPPVRWETAEDGPAPVPVNDFRSLMSTFPAGVAVVTTHGPDGRPRGLTCTSLASVTAEPPILSVCLTTRGETLQALRGCGAFAVNLLHERARHTAETFAKPVPDRFAHTVWQPAPETGLPWLSEDAFATAECQVAHLAEIGDHTLVLGLVTGLVQVTGTPLLYGAHRFASWPGGDIPAPQHLAGPAPVRAGVAESPC, from the coding sequence ATGGCCAGCCGCCTGCCCCTGTCCCCAGCCGCACGCACCGCCCCGCCTCCCGTCCGGTGGGAGACCGCCGAGGACGGCCCGGCACCGGTTCCCGTCAACGACTTCCGGTCGCTGATGAGCACCTTCCCCGCCGGCGTCGCGGTGGTCACCACCCACGGCCCCGACGGGCGCCCGCGCGGCCTGACCTGCACGTCCCTGGCCAGCGTCACGGCCGAACCACCGATCCTGTCCGTCTGTCTCACCACCCGCGGCGAGACCCTCCAAGCGCTGCGCGGCTGCGGCGCGTTCGCCGTAAACCTGCTGCACGAGCGGGCCCGGCACACCGCGGAGACCTTCGCCAAACCGGTGCCGGACCGCTTCGCGCACACCGTCTGGCAGCCGGCTCCCGAAACCGGTCTGCCGTGGCTGAGCGAGGACGCCTTCGCCACCGCCGAATGCCAGGTCGCCCACCTGGCGGAGATCGGCGACCACACGCTGGTCCTGGGCCTGGTCACCGGCCTGGTACAGGTCACCGGGACCCCGCTGCTCTACGGGGCGCACCGGTTCGCCTCCTGGCCCGGCGGCGACATCCCGGCCCCGCAGCATCTGGCCGGGCCGGCCCCGGTCCGCGCCGGTGTGGCGGAGTCGCCATGCTGA
- a CDS encoding alpha/beta hydrolase, with protein MVAVAAAIVLSVSAGTRSTAGAPAAPRLPAVQADTLTARYAANRTYISDSAAAARRMGDTDRERHLERLNSPGRTFLSFSPKGDGQAVEVLGDLAAAHRIVVLVPGSDTTVDTFDYLGSRQASLGGGARSLYAELNRLSKAPVAVVAWYGYHAPRTMSREIATTARAEEGGRLLTTLLQQLRTANTRAQVTFLCHSYGSVVCGKALGGMTSRTASGLAGVAVFGSPGMSLGSVSDLPVRVPVWAGRGTDDWIAGAPHVSVNVFGATLGFGTDPTSASFGARPFAAGGAAHSGYLVPGSPPLRNLALIGLGRGAEVSHD; from the coding sequence ATGGTGGCCGTCGCCGCAGCGATCGTGCTGTCGGTGAGTGCGGGGACCCGGTCGACGGCCGGTGCCCCCGCCGCGCCACGGCTTCCCGCCGTACAGGCCGACACCCTGACCGCGCGCTACGCCGCCAACCGCACCTACATATCCGACTCCGCGGCCGCGGCGCGGCGGATGGGGGACACCGACCGCGAGCGCCACCTGGAGCGACTGAACTCCCCCGGCCGCACCTTCCTCTCCTTCAGCCCGAAGGGCGACGGACAGGCCGTGGAGGTCCTCGGCGACCTGGCCGCGGCACACCGGATCGTGGTCCTGGTCCCGGGGTCGGACACCACCGTCGACACGTTCGACTACCTCGGTTCCCGCCAGGCCTCCCTCGGCGGCGGCGCCCGCTCGCTGTACGCGGAGCTGAACCGCCTCTCCAAGGCCCCGGTCGCCGTGGTCGCGTGGTACGGCTACCACGCCCCCCGGACGATGAGCCGGGAGATCGCCACCACCGCGCGTGCGGAGGAGGGCGGCCGGCTGCTGACGACGCTGTTGCAGCAGCTGCGGACCGCCAACACCCGCGCGCAGGTGACCTTCCTGTGCCACTCCTACGGCTCCGTGGTGTGCGGCAAGGCCCTCGGCGGGATGACCTCCCGCACCGCGTCCGGCCTCGCCGGCGTCGCCGTCTTCGGCAGCCCCGGTATGAGCCTGGGCTCGGTCTCCGACCTGCCCGTGCGGGTCCCGGTGTGGGCCGGCCGCGGCACCGACGACTGGATCGCGGGCGCTCCCCACGTCAGCGTGAACGTCTTCGGTGCGACCCTCGGCTTCGGCACCGACCCGACCTCCGCCTCCTTCGGCGCCCGGCCGTTCGCCGCCGGGGGCGCCGCCCACAGCGGCTATCTCGTACCGGGCAGTCCCCCGCTGCGCAATCTGGCCCTGATCGGTCTCGGCCGGGGCGCGGAGGTTTCCCATGACTGA
- a CDS encoding class I SAM-dependent methyltransferase, protein MESITVEQVASLYQKYQDDLRAVRDSQRQFLRDRGKTMKAQLDDYEAEMTYLLLRDLRPEVVVEIGTFYGWSTMWILSALRDNGIGHLYSFDIVDNVVRNVPEELSADRWTFTKGDVKQHLEKVPTEKTDYLFIDADHGARFAHWYIDNLFPAVPSGTPTSVHDVFHGRRPKPFSEGSVVMKWLAEKNVEFLTPSTAKAPEVTKQLAAVKADLGLSEPVRESDHNPMIFFHLP, encoded by the coding sequence ATGGAATCCATAACCGTCGAGCAGGTCGCTAGCCTCTACCAGAAGTACCAGGACGACCTGCGCGCCGTCCGCGACAGCCAGCGGCAGTTCCTGCGCGACCGCGGTAAGACCATGAAGGCCCAGCTCGACGACTACGAAGCGGAGATGACGTATCTGCTGCTGCGCGATCTGCGTCCCGAGGTCGTGGTGGAGATCGGCACCTTCTACGGGTGGTCGACGATGTGGATCCTGAGCGCGCTGCGCGACAACGGCATCGGGCATCTGTATTCGTTCGACATCGTCGACAATGTGGTGCGCAACGTTCCGGAGGAACTCTCCGCGGACCGCTGGACGTTCACCAAGGGCGACGTCAAGCAGCACCTGGAGAAGGTGCCCACCGAGAAGACCGACTACCTCTTCATCGACGCGGACCACGGCGCCCGCTTCGCCCACTGGTACATCGACAACCTCTTCCCGGCCGTTCCCTCGGGTACGCCCACCAGCGTCCACGACGTCTTCCACGGCCGGCGGCCCAAGCCGTTCAGCGAGGGCTCGGTCGTCATGAAGTGGCTGGCCGAGAAGAACGTCGAGTTCCTGACGCCGTCCACCGCGAAGGCGCCGGAGGTCACGAAGCAACTGGCCGCCGTGAAGGCCGATCTGGGCCTGAGCGAGCCGGTGCGGGAGAGCGACCACAACCCGATGATCTTCTTCCACCTTCCGTAG
- the panD gene encoding aspartate 1-decarboxylase has product MYRTMMKSKIHRATVTQADLHYVGSLTVSADLMEAADLLPGERVDIVDIDNGARLSTYVIEGPRDSGVIGINGAAARLISPGDLVIIIAYAAVDDAEARDLKPRVVFVDGQNKVLTEGSDPADVPADSGLLRGDTVSA; this is encoded by the coding sequence GTGTACCGGACCATGATGAAGTCCAAGATCCATCGCGCCACCGTGACGCAGGCCGATCTGCACTACGTGGGCTCGCTGACCGTGAGCGCGGACCTGATGGAGGCCGCCGATCTGCTCCCCGGAGAGCGGGTGGACATCGTGGACATCGACAACGGTGCGCGGCTGTCCACCTATGTCATCGAGGGCCCGCGCGACTCCGGGGTCATCGGTATCAACGGGGCCGCGGCCCGGCTGATCAGCCCGGGAGACCTGGTGATCATCATCGCGTATGCGGCGGTGGACGACGCCGAGGCCCGGGACCTCAAGCCCCGGGTGGTCTTCGTCGACGGGCAGAACAAGGTCCTCACCGAGGGCAGCGACCCCGCGGACGTCCCGGCCGACTCCGGTCTGCTGCGCGGGGACACCGTCTCCGCATAA